The genomic segment AATGTACTAATTTAGATTACTTCATATATCAAAGTACTTCATTTAATCCAGTACTTCTTATATAATCAGTTACTTCATATATCAAAGTACTTCAATTAATCCAGTACTTCTTATATAATCAGCTTACTTCAGAGTACAGTCCCTGCCACTGTACTCATCGTGTAATCAGATTACGTCATATAGCAAAGTAATCAGATTACTCCATGAGTGTGTTGTTAATGTCTGTTGGTTTCaggggggtcaaaggtcacagcttCCATTTCtgctgccctgctgctgctgctcttcaccATCATCTGACTGATCCAGGACTGGGGTTCAGACTGATCCAGGACCGGGGTTCAGACTGATCCAGGACCGGGGTTCAGACTGATCCAGGACCGGGGTTCAGACTGATCCAGGACCGGGGTTCAGAGCGATCATGTGAAACATCACGTCTCCATCTGAATTATAAGACTTTAATATTTATGcatatcatttgtttttatgactttgtCAATAATTCACTGGTTCATTACGAGCAGATTCACCAGTTCAtctgaaaaacatttctttcttttgtttaaaattaatcatgtgacatttttgtgcattAAAAGACTGAtgttacgtgtgtgtgagtgatgtgttCACATGAACCAGAAGTCAAACGAATGAATGAGAAATGACTTAAAAAACTCTGATCGTCATCACcaagttgattttatttaagcTTCGATGACGACTGTGACATCATTCAACCAATCACCGTAGCAACAAGGtgacacgcacacgcacacacacacacacacacacacacaaataaaagacaaatcacAATCAGAGTAAaaactttaaattttaaatgagAAATTAAACATCAGGATTCCCTCAGATCATTGGACGCCTGTGCttcagcagccaatcacagcgcagCAGAGACCAGAACCAAAGAAACCACCAGCAGCCGTGTTCACTCGCCGGAGGGCGGAGTCTCTGTGATTCATCATAAAAcgatgagaaaaataaaacgttCACCTTTGTCGCAGGAAAACGCAGTGTCTCAAAAGTGAAGTGGAGCCTGATTGGTCCTCCAGTGACCTTTCACCTCAGTTCAGAGAGGACGGCGGATCACAGCAACGTCTCCGAGTCCACGACGCTGTGTCCGTCTTCGTTTTCCAAGTTAATCTGGATGCTCGGCAGCTTCTCCAtgctggaaaacaacaacaacaacaacatcaacgaCGACAACGACAAGAGCAATAAAGAACCTGCCACTGAtgaaccactcactcccccgcaccaaacctcacagaaaaaaaatctgggccgtttctcaatatccatacttgtgtgtacttgtgtgtacttgtgcgtacttgtgcgtacttgtgtgtacttccgtacttgtgaaaacgtcatcagcctcagtccaagtgctgttccaattctcaagtaagcgaacagcgaggacggttctcaaacccagAAGTGTTCTcactccgcccatttttaccaagtatgcatcggaggtgacttaagcgtacttgggatggccatgtatcccagaatacatttcggcggagcattgcagcagataatagaaatataaatctgaaataaatatttttctttgtcccggaacaaagttttaacatcatttgaggcgagaaattagtcatttagaattcaaacatgtggtttgtgtatgaagatatgacgtatttatagtttggcagcgacgtttgtcggaggtgatcagctccgcctctgcggacgctcagcgctcactgtgcccagcacagagcagcgtttcctcggcctgtcctgatgaaatgatccgctggctcagacgttgctgtcattacatgctcggtgtgatccatagatttgttgttgacgtgttattttgattttaatggaaacgttttgacctgacagtttgaaagtttctttattattaatttttttttaatttcaactttgaatgttagatttatattaaagtcgcacggtcattgtatctgtatttaaatataatatgtaaatattagatatgtagagtagtatatatatatatatatatatatatatatatatatatatatatatatatacatatatatatatatatatatatatggacatttattaaaagtatttcatatgttaatttatcaacaccgtaggtggcggtaatgaggctgcagcacttggtgccagccaccattcaaacagcggaacaatacatacatacttgcatacttgagtgttgagaaacaaccacatacttgtgtactcccgtacttggcaagtatatactcccagcgtacttctcaagtatatacttcccaagtaagcaagtacatagtattgagaaacggccctggttttagctgcagggacacaggagctgctggtcctctgctgcctcgtgtggtcactttgtgtcaccgaggtcaatctgaacgttggatttcaaacagtgaagtgacaaaataatgtgatggcggcagcagtgtgtgtgtgtgtgtgtgtgtgtgtgtgatgttaaatcaatgattttctctatgaggttggtgtgggagagtgagtggtttacaaacttcagtttcctaacagtgagataaagcatcACTTTGTGCTTTCCTCACAAAAACCATCACAAACTACAGTCATGACGCGTTGTACTACTAATAATGGACCAATCACAGTTGTGCATTTACCTGTGACAGCGTTTCAGAGCTTTGCTGCCGTCAGACTTCATGGTGACGGATTTCCAGATCCCGCTTTTCGCCATTTCGTCCGAGATATTCACCACAGACGGGTCCAAGCTGCAACAATCGTAAAAACAAAGAGCGTCGTAAAAACCGGAGACACATGCCGTCGTTTCTATTATCGCCTCACACAAGTGTGAAAGACTTTCTCGTAGGTGAAACGGGCGCGGAGACATGACACGCTTCTTCTTTCATGACACACTTACACGTTACAACACAAAGATATCACTCCAGCGCACGCACCCacatcatgacacacacaaaaagacccTTGTTTATCGCCACATCCTCCTGACAGCGACACGCCCGTCGCCCGTGTGCCAACGCCAGCGTTCCAGAATCAACTCATGAACAATCACACAACGGCTCCTGATCCACGCCGTCCGTCATCCACTCACCGTCCTTTGAGGCTTTTGATCGGGAACTTGACGACGTCGCCGCCGCTGTACAGCGGACCATCGTCCGCTTCCTCCAGCATCTGCTGAgcattctgggaaaaaaaaaagatgatgaacACGTTAAATTTCTCGActttctctgcttctcctccAATCACTTTTGAGTCTTCACTTGGAGGAGGAGCCTAAACACGAGGAGGTGTCAAAACAAGAGGAGGAGCctaaacaggaggaggagccaaaaCAAGAGGATGAGCCTGAACAAGAGGGGGAGCCAAAACAAGAGTAGGAGCCACAACAGGAGGAGGTAtcaagacaggaggaggagccaaaaCACAAGTAAAGGAATGTTGGAGCCAGATGAAAAtcacctccttctccttcttcttcttgtcgtcgtccttcttcttcttgctctcTGGTATCAGGTCGTCCAGCCAGCTCAGCTCTCTCTTGGTGAAGCAGAAGTCCAGAAGCTTCCTGATGAAGACCAGAGCCAGAACCTGCAGAGGACAGGAAGAGAAGGCATCACCGCGGGAATGATGAACGCATGATGAACGCATGATGAACGCATGATGAACTGGCTCAGTGTCTTGTCAGTTTTGACCTCACCATCATGGGGAAGATGACGGCGGCGGCCGACGCTTTGATGACCCAGAGGACGATGAGGCAGGACAACTGCACCATGGTGAAGACGTGGACCTTCCACAGAGGGACGTAGCGCAGGTAGATGAGGTCCGGCTGGTGTTTGGCCGGCATCCCGAACAGTTTGATCCGGTCAAAGAGCTGCAGACAGAACCACAGGAAGCACATGAACTATCCCATATAAAGACAAGTGGACCATGCAGAAGACGCAGGAGAGGCAGCCATGTTTGTCCACAGCAGGCGCTGCAGGACAAATGGACAGAAACTGACCTGGATGCCTTTCAGCGAGGACACGCCCATGTAAAGGAAGACTCCGTACAGGACAGGCATCGGGATGAACTGAGGACAGAAGACAGTTTAACATcagacagaagctgctggtcctctgctgcctcgtgtggtcactttgtgtcactgaggtcaatctgaacaaagcaCTAAActctgaagtgacaaaataagacatttgaactgagtgagtgtgtgtatgtggtttacaaacgtcagtatTCTTTATTCACCTTGAGGGCAGAGGTCATGAAGACGGAGCAGCCCATCAGGACAAAGATCATGAAGCCGGTGACTCTCTGCTCTCGGATGCCCAGGAACTTTGGCTGCTCGCCGGGCGCCGCACACTCCGACTCCAGCTTCAGACTGTTGACGTGCGAGATGGAGAGAACGGTCGCCGCCACGAACCACGGCAGGCCCATGATGGAGCACACGCCCAGCATCACCGCCACCACCAGCAGGTCCAGGTGGTAGCCACAGCCTTtctgcaaccacacacacagtcagacagggCTGGGCGGGGCTTAATCCTTcatctgacagagagagaggaacccTCACCTTCAGCTTGTTCTCCTTCCTGTTGACGATGACGGCGGTGATCTGCTGGTCCATGAAGATGAGGATGGTGCAGAGGAGAGCGGGGACGGCGGCAGCGAGCAGTGTCCACCAGGGGTTAGAGCCCAGCGGTGAGATGAGCCAACCACGACTGTTCGACGtcggctgaggaggaggaggaggagaagacgaagaagaaggagaagagaggaagtgGAAATGTGAATCTGAACTTTGTCAGCCACTCGCACACTCGTCATAAAACAGACAGGAAAGTGAAGCCGAGGAGGTTGGACAGAAGGAGCCgttagccactagggggcgactccacaAAAAAGAACTCTCAGTCGACGTCACAGGTTGGTCTCGGCTCAGCTGAAAGTCGTGCTCATGAACAAACACACCAGcttctgtcactgatggaacAATGAGAATAACATCAGAAACTGTGTGGAGTGTTACCTCGAAGCGGTCGGGCACGTTGAGTTTGGGTGAAGGAACTCCGACCAGATAATCCAGCAGCACCATGATCATGATGGTCAGGAAGACGGCAAAGTCGCTGATGGTCGAACGAAcctggaggaaaaagagaagtgATCATTTCAGATGTGAGGTTAAAGAGACAGCTTCACTTATCTTCATCATTGTGAGAGGAGGAAGACTCTGcagacactggacctttaaaactacatgtgtgacctgtgtgtgtgtgtgtggactcaccTTGGTGGGGAAGTATCTCTTGGTCTTGAACTGTTTGAGGAAAGCCGAGAGGAAGAACGtggtgaagaagaggatgacGGACCAGAAGAGGACGTCGGGGACGTAGGGACCGTCGTGGCTGCAGGCCGAGCCCACAAAGACGCCACGGAAACGCGTACAATCctaaaaagacagacagacagacatgagctgcagtaccactgaatGTCCACTAGATAGCTGTGGTGATTAAAGTGTGACTGTTATATTCATGAAGtcattcacagtaaaaacaacaaagacaaaagtgtttctctgtttttgttacGACACAAAtctgctctcactgtgtgtgtgtgtgtgtgtgtgtgagattcatGTCCCACCTCCACACTCAGCTCCTCCCACTGGACACTTTCTGCTGTTACATTGTTGTTGCTCCAGATGTGCAGGACTTCCTCTGAGGCATTGGCAGGTGAAGAACAGTGACACCTgcaggagagaaataaaactgattttcatcttttatttaacttttctttATGTTGGAACAACATTGTCTGCTTCATCTTTGCtctcagacagacttttctaacaggaaacgggaagtttgtaaaccccacacacacacacacacacagtgaccacatgaggcagcagaggaccagcagctcctgtgtcccctccagctaaaaccactgatttccttcctctatggggtttggtgtgggagagtgagtggtttacaaacttcagtttcctgaagtctcacagtgaaataaagacgtgaacatgttcttaaagagaACAtaaacttaaactgacgtagattttatgatttttttttcctgctgctaCGTTTGCTTCGTAAACCAGAGAAGAATCTCTTTAGTGAATCAAGTGTGCGCGACTCCGCCACACTAGGGGGCAACATACAACCCTCGGACATTTGAAAATTGTGTGGATGActtggctccgccccctcaccCGTAGAAAGTGAGGTTGTCCAGGTGGTTGTCCATGTTGACGGGGTAAAGCTCCCCGAGGTGGAACAGCTTCTCCAGAGCTTCGTAGATGAAGATGATGCAGATGAGCGCGGCGAACGCTTCCTCTGTGAAGCGAGTGATGTAACACACCAGAGAGCTGGCGTCTGTGGCCACCAGCACGAGGCACAGGAACGCCGTCCACAGTCCAATACTCGTCCTCAGAGACAGGTAGGACAGACCGTAGTCTCTGTGTGGACCAGCAGAGGACAGGTGCAGAGGacaaggacagaggacagagaaagcAGAACATGATCCGATTTAAAGATACAATACGCAACATTTCTTCATTAAATCAAAGAAGACtcaaacacataaacatcaGTTTTTCTATTACAGACACAGATCATGGTGTTATTGAACTCAGCAAATGATTATGAAGGAATTGAAAGACGAGGGTCAGAACACAAAGTGGCTCTATACGCAGATGATCTGTGGCTGTTTATCTCTAACCCTTCCAAATCAGTGAATGCCATAATGTCAACCGTGGGAGATTTTGTCAAAATATCTGGGTACAAGCTCaacctttcaaaaaaaaacaatgttcatAATTAACCCAAAAGCCAGACAGAGCATACATACTCTCGACTCTCTGCCATTTGCAATTTCAAACCAAATTAAATATCTGGGAATAAACATTACTGAcattttttctgatttatttaaacaatttcTTGAAACTGTACGACCAAACAACGCATAACTTTGATAAATGGGCAAATCTTACCAAAGTACTTATTTCTCTGTTATCATGAACAAAGCCTTCTTTG from the Solea senegalensis isolate Sse05_10M linkage group LG9, IFAPA_SoseM_1, whole genome shotgun sequence genome contains:
- the LOC122775284 gene encoding sodium bicarbonate cotransporter 3-like isoform X3, with the protein product MGDFWGYIANQRVARATTLGNDEEAVLDQGKTSSTLNTNFEREELESHRAVYVGVHVPLGREGRRRHRHRGHRHHRKRRDRSDRADGQDSPTNDTPSQRVQFILGMEDDDEEHIPHDLFTELDELAFRNGDLQEWKETARWLKFEEDVEDGGERWSKPYVATLSLHSLFELRSCILNGTVLLDMRANTIEEIADMVIDSMLASGQLEVSVQEKVREAMLRRHHHQNEKKLSNRIPLVRSIADMGKKQSDPHLLERNGLLVSPQSAPGNLDNKIAESRFNSNSRENSTVGFTKVDMNFMKKIPPGAEASNVLVGEVDFLEQPIIAFVRLSPAVLLTGLTEVPVPTRFLFLLLGPFGKGPQYHEIGRSIATLMTDEIFHDVAYKAKDRNDLLSGIDEFLDQVTVLPPGEWDPSIRIEPPKSVPSQEKRKMPSVPNGSANGTGTGKEAEHQTGPELQRTGRIFGGLVNDVRRKVPFLWSDVRDSFNLQCLASVLFLYCACMSPVITFGGLLGEATKGNISAIESLLGASMTGVAYSLFAGQPLTILGSTGPVLVFEKILFKFCRDYGLSYLSLRTSIGLWTAFLCLVLVATDASSLVCYITRFTEEAFAALICIIFIYEALEKLFHLGELYPVNMDNHLDNLTFYGCHCSSPANASEEVLHIWSNNNVTAESVQWEELSVEDCTRFRGVFVGSACSHDGPYVPDVLFWSVILFFTTFFLSAFLKQFKTKRYFPTKVRSTISDFAVFLTIMIMVLLDYLVGVPSPKLNVPDRFEPTSNSRGWLISPLGSNPWWTLLAAAVPALLCTILIFMDQQITAVIVNRKENKLKKGCGYHLDLLVVAVMLGVCSIMGLPWFVAATVLSISHVNSLKLESECAAPGEQPKFLGIREQRVTGFMIFVLMGCSVFMTSALKFIPMPVLYGVFLYMGVSSLKGIQLFDRIKLFGMPAKHQPDLIYLRYVPLWKVHVFTMVQLSCLIVLWVIKASAAAVIFPMMVLALVFIRKLLDFCFTKRELSWLDDLIPESKKKKDDDKKKKEKENAQQMLEEADDGPLYSGGDVVKFPIKSLKGRLDPSVVNISDEMAKSGIWKSVTMKSDGSKALKRCHSMEKLPSIQINLENEDGHSVVDSETLL